From Amycolatopsis sp. YIM 10, the proteins below share one genomic window:
- a CDS encoding glycoside hydrolase family 43 protein, translating to MRVPRWRAVLAALAAAAASLAAAPAAQAAGPVPHYVMTAFTNSSESNMYVYDSANATNFSLVRANAYTPPSGLIRDPSVIRHTDGYYYLVHTTNWTGDTIGFARSADYVTWTFLRNVRVGLNGSTGSTWAPEWFTDSDGSVHVIFSASTAGTGGQFRPYRITAANADLSAWTSPVALGIPANYIDSFVVKVGGTYHNFLKNETTKYIEHATASSLNGPWTFRGTGNWAGWGAGLEGPALVRLPDGRWRLYFDQYGQQRYYYADSSDLNSFGAKVELPGLSGTARHFTVLREDSGDGTAVPAGNRSLRSVNFTDRYLRHRDNLAYVEPVSTTTGRQDATFTVVAGLANSACVSFRSLNFPDRYLRHYNFRVRLDANPGDATFARDATFCGRAGFAGGLSFESYSHPGRYLRHYNYEARVDLYTAGSAFAGDASFTVTAPLA from the coding sequence ATGCGCGTTCCCCGATGGCGAGCGGTTCTCGCCGCGCTCGCCGCAGCCGCCGCTTCGCTCGCCGCCGCACCGGCCGCCCAAGCCGCCGGCCCCGTCCCCCACTACGTGATGACGGCGTTCACCAACAGCAGCGAGTCGAACATGTACGTCTACGACTCGGCGAACGCCACGAACTTCAGCCTGGTCAGGGCGAACGCATACACCCCGCCGTCCGGCCTGATCCGCGACCCCAGCGTAATCCGGCACACCGACGGTTACTACTACCTCGTCCACACCACCAACTGGACCGGCGACACGATCGGTTTCGCGCGCAGCGCCGACTACGTCACGTGGACATTCCTGCGCAACGTCAGGGTCGGGCTCAACGGTTCGACCGGCAGCACGTGGGCGCCGGAGTGGTTCACCGACAGCGACGGCAGCGTCCACGTCATCTTCTCGGCCTCCACCGCGGGCACCGGTGGCCAGTTCCGCCCGTACCGGATCACCGCGGCGAACGCCGACCTCTCGGCGTGGACCTCCCCGGTCGCACTGGGCATCCCGGCGAACTACATCGACAGTTTCGTGGTCAAGGTCGGCGGTACGTACCACAACTTCCTCAAGAACGAGACCACCAAGTACATCGAGCACGCCACGGCTTCGTCCCTGAACGGCCCGTGGACCTTCCGGGGCACCGGCAACTGGGCCGGGTGGGGCGCCGGGCTCGAAGGTCCCGCACTGGTGCGGCTGCCGGACGGCCGGTGGCGCCTCTACTTCGACCAGTACGGCCAGCAACGGTACTACTACGCCGACAGCTCGGACCTGAATTCGTTCGGCGCGAAGGTCGAACTGCCCGGCTTGTCCGGGACAGCCCGGCATTTCACCGTGCTGCGGGAGGATTCGGGCGACGGCACGGCGGTGCCCGCGGGGAACCGTTCGCTGCGATCGGTCAACTTCACCGACCGCTACCTGCGGCACCGCGACAACCTCGCGTACGTGGAGCCGGTCAGCACGACCACCGGCAGGCAGGACGCCACCTTCACCGTCGTCGCCGGTCTCGCGAATTCGGCCTGCGTGTCGTTCCGTTCGCTGAACTTCCCGGACCGCTACCTGCGCCACTACAACTTCCGGGTGCGGCTGGACGCGAACCCGGGCGACGCGACCTTCGCCAGGGACGCGACGTTCTGCGGCCGCGCCGGTTTCGCCGGCGGGCTGTCGTTCGAGTCCTACAGCCACCCGGGCCGGTACCTGCGTCACTACAACTACGAGGCCCGCGTCGACCTGTACACAGCCGGGTCCGCGTTCGCGGGTGACGCCTCGTTCACGGTCACCGCACCGCTGGCCTGA